In Candidatus Cloacimonadota bacterium, a single genomic region encodes these proteins:
- a CDS encoding FlgD immunoglobulin-like domain containing protein produces MYFISQTIWPNSTYYNGIGSSGPFGNGYIPLFAVIGALNVCYYNGNYFSNVQSALDTAIETFGLTANFDAVVTNGPANLGVQFIDHSFSPEGIDSWEWDLDGDGTIDSTEPEPFLLYTEIGSYDVILTVTSQGESVTKTSEDFITVTDGSAISGEVAGIWTQENNPYYISDDTSIPVDAELTIEPGVTINVAPDKMIEVKGKLVADAIEDISNPIIITSDENWKGFYVFNSQQDNIIRGCKISKATDGAIRIDNSHVQIIKNVFFENESSSKAAAIDVNNSDTVLVRQNIIANNTSGNLTGGIQCVGSAITVENNIFANNSGTFGAAVLKSGSDANFVNNTFINNESTNGTPYLFFLFNAFPTFYNCIIQEDVADLFFAPYGPPTITYTCITSGFEGEGNIDEDPLFIAPTAGIGTGYDALAANWALQTGSPCIDAGTPDPDYFDLDGSRNDMGAFGGPTPYENICNAIGEPQSEIAVGTIQSFPNPFMNSSTISYALQNAKNVNIAVYNIKGERVRTLVSGFQSQGEHNTTWNGNDSNGNQVSSGLYFYRLKAGNNTQIINTILLR; encoded by the coding sequence GTGTATTTCATCTCTCAAACAATCTGGCCAAACAGTACTTATTATAATGGCATTGGGAGTTCAGGGCCATTCGGAAATGGCTATATTCCTCTGTTTGCTGTAATTGGAGCATTAAATGTCTGTTATTACAACGGCAACTATTTTTCAAATGTTCAATCAGCATTAGATACGGCTATTGAAACTTTTGGGTTAACTGCAAATTTTGACGCAGTTGTAACAAATGGACCAGCCAATCTTGGAGTTCAATTCATTGATCATTCTTTTTCTCCCGAAGGAATTGACAGTTGGGAATGGGATTTGGATGGAGACGGAACTATTGATTCCACAGAACCGGAACCTTTCCTTCTCTATACTGAAATTGGATCTTATGATGTAATTTTAACTGTTACCAGTCAAGGTGAATCGGTAACAAAAACTTCTGAGGATTTTATCACTGTTACAGATGGAAGTGCTATTTCAGGTGAAGTGGCAGGTATTTGGACTCAGGAGAATAATCCTTATTACATTTCTGATGATACTTCAATTCCGGTAGATGCAGAATTGACGATTGAACCCGGCGTAACAATCAATGTTGCCCCAGACAAAATGATAGAAGTTAAGGGCAAGTTGGTTGCAGATGCCATTGAAGACATTTCAAACCCAATCATTATTACTTCAGATGAAAACTGGAAAGGTTTTTACGTCTTTAATTCTCAGCAAGATAATATTATCAGAGGATGTAAAATTTCCAAAGCAACTGATGGTGCAATACGGATTGATAATTCCCATGTTCAAATTATTAAGAACGTCTTTTTTGAGAATGAAAGTTCCTCTAAGGCAGCAGCTATTGATGTGAATAATTCGGATACAGTATTGGTTAGGCAAAATATTATTGCTAATAACACAAGTGGAAATTTAACCGGTGGAATTCAATGCGTTGGTTCTGCAATAACAGTAGAAAACAATATTTTCGCCAACAATTCCGGCACTTTTGGAGCAGCAGTTCTCAAGAGCGGTTCGGATGCAAATTTTGTGAACAACACATTCATCAATAATGAATCTACAAATGGTACACCCTATCTCTTTTTCTTATTTAATGCTTTCCCGACATTCTATAATTGTATCATTCAAGAAGATGTTGCGGATTTATTCTTTGCCCCCTATGGACCTCCTACGATTACATACACCTGCATAACCAGTGGTTTTGAAGGCGAAGGAAATATTGATGAAGATCCGCTGTTCATCGCACCAACTGCCGGAATCGGCACGGGATATGATGCTCTTGCAGCAAATTGGGCATTACAAACCGGTTCACCTTGTATAGATGCCGGTACTCCTGATCCTGATTATTTTGATTTAGATGGTTCCAGAAATGATATGGGTGCTTTTGGTGGGCCAACTCCATACGAAAATATTTGTAACGCCATAGGTGAACCTCAATCTGAAATTGCAGTTGGAACGATTCAATCTTTTCCAAATCCATTTATGAATTCAAGCACGATCAGTTATGCTCTTCAAAATGCGAAGAACGTAAATATTGCTGTTTACAATATTAAAGGTGAAAGAGTGCGGACTCTTGTTAGCGGTTTCCAATCTCAAGGCGAACATAATACAACTTGGAATGGAAATGATAGCAATGGGAATCAGGTTTCAAGCGGATTATACTTCTATAGACTAAAAGCAGGAAATAATACTCAAATTATAAACACTATACTTCTCAGATAG